From the Shewanella amazonensis SB2B genome, one window contains:
- a CDS encoding peptidoglycan DD-metalloendopeptidase family protein, producing MFFSHIASLPSFHKRLLLVGGLLVGVSVMWPTAQQPVVGRIPIALDIESLLPQVSEAPLPLAASESVADFDHLIVSGDTLSGLFSRAGVDQQTMYKVLEADMNILALDTLMPDNRIKFWLDEKGDLQKLELYFSPARQVVFSRFEDGSFNVDEIVVDGLWQNRIASGEIRGSFYVSAQRVGLSAAEITKIESLLKEKMNFARDLRAGDTFSVLVNDQYVEGLATGTSQILGIQIKSGKREITAFQHTDGNFYDAKGHNLARAFQRVPLDKSFRMSSRFNPVRKHPVTGRVSPHNGADFATPIGTKVVAPGDGVVTMVTDHKFAGKYIVIEHGNKFRTRYLHLSKSLVRKGDRVSRGQVIALSGNTGRSTGPHLHYEFHVNGRPVDPMKVPLPTSTQLNSAELSEFISLVRSRQMLMDLG from the coding sequence ATGTTTTTTTCGCATATTGCCAGTTTGCCCAGCTTCCACAAACGTCTGTTGCTGGTGGGCGGTTTACTGGTAGGTGTCTCCGTTATGTGGCCCACGGCGCAGCAGCCGGTTGTTGGCCGAATCCCTATTGCGCTCGATATTGAATCTCTCCTGCCACAGGTTTCCGAAGCACCTTTGCCATTGGCTGCCAGTGAGTCTGTGGCAGATTTCGACCATTTAATTGTTTCCGGCGACACGCTCAGCGGTCTGTTTTCCCGTGCCGGAGTAGACCAGCAAACCATGTACAAGGTGCTGGAAGCAGATATGAACATTCTGGCGCTGGATACCCTGATGCCGGATAACCGCATCAAATTCTGGCTGGATGAAAAGGGCGATCTACAAAAACTCGAACTCTATTTCAGTCCGGCCCGCCAGGTGGTGTTCAGCCGTTTCGAAGATGGCAGTTTTAACGTCGATGAGATTGTGGTCGATGGCCTTTGGCAAAACCGCATTGCCAGTGGCGAAATCCGCGGCTCCTTTTATGTTTCGGCACAGCGTGTTGGCCTGTCTGCCGCCGAAATCACCAAAATCGAATCTCTGCTGAAAGAAAAAATGAATTTTGCCCGCGATTTGCGCGCCGGTGATACCTTTTCTGTGCTGGTGAACGATCAGTACGTCGAGGGACTGGCCACGGGCACCAGTCAAATCCTCGGCATTCAGATAAAAAGTGGCAAACGGGAAATCACCGCGTTTCAGCATACCGACGGTAACTTCTATGATGCCAAGGGGCACAATCTTGCCCGGGCGTTTCAACGGGTGCCCTTGGACAAATCATTCCGCATGAGCTCTCGCTTCAACCCTGTGCGTAAGCATCCGGTAACGGGTCGTGTATCGCCCCACAACGGTGCCGATTTCGCGACCCCGATTGGCACCAAGGTGGTTGCGCCCGGTGACGGTGTGGTGACCATGGTGACCGATCACAAGTTTGCCGGTAAATACATAGTGATTGAACATGGCAACAAGTTCCGTACCCGCTATCTGCACCTGTCAAAGTCACTGGTGAGAAAGGGTGACCGCGTCAGCCGTGGTCAGGTCATTGCGCTGTCCGGCAACACTGGCCGTTCTACAGGGCCACACCTGCACTATGAATTCCATGTCAATGGTCGTCCGGTCGACCCCATGAAGGTGCCGCTGCCTACTTCAACCCAGCTGAATTCTGCCGAGTTGTCTGAATTCATTTCACTGGTGAGAAGCCGTCAGATGTTGATGGACCTCGGCTGA
- a CDS encoding M48 metallopeptidase family protein, whose translation MSQYLAHYPEQVRTQVAALLEAGTLGNVLARRYQAQHDIRSDKALFDYTMALKNRYLKRSEPLSKVCFDDKISLRQQALGLHTAISRVQGNKLKAKREIRIASMLKQVPEPLLRMVVVHELAHLKERDHNKAFYQLCCHMEGDYHQLEFDLRLLLTAIDAGQSPF comes from the coding sequence GTGAGCCAATACCTGGCCCATTACCCCGAGCAGGTGCGCACTCAGGTGGCCGCCCTGCTCGAGGCTGGCACCCTGGGCAATGTGCTCGCCCGTCGCTACCAGGCGCAGCACGATATCCGCTCCGACAAGGCGCTGTTTGACTACACCATGGCGCTGAAAAATCGTTACCTCAAGCGCAGCGAACCCCTTTCCAAGGTGTGCTTTGACGATAAAATCAGTTTGCGTCAGCAGGCTCTCGGGCTGCATACCGCCATTTCCAGGGTTCAGGGTAATAAGCTCAAGGCCAAACGCGAAATTCGCATCGCCTCTATGCTCAAGCAGGTGCCAGAGCCCTTGCTGCGTATGGTGGTGGTACACGAATTGGCACATTTAAAAGAACGTGACCACAACAAAGCCTTTTATCAGCTGTGCTGTCATATGGAAGGCGACTACCATCAGTTGGAATTCGATTTACGATTATTGCTGACAGCGATAGACGCGGGTCAGTCGCCCTTTTAA
- a CDS encoding DUF3010 family protein yields MRVCGVELKGAEAIISLVGYDKEAFNVPECRKHSFVVNDADNQEAIREFHFAFAKLMADYKVEHIIIVEREQKGKLAGSAIGFKLEAAIQLGELPVTLLKPTVIRELCKRNPPQVDYDVLGLKRFQLPAFEAGYAFLNGRIYGKL; encoded by the coding sequence ATGAGAGTATGTGGCGTAGAGCTGAAAGGTGCAGAGGCCATTATCAGCCTGGTGGGCTACGATAAAGAAGCCTTCAACGTGCCCGAGTGTCGCAAGCACTCGTTTGTGGTGAACGATGCCGATAATCAGGAAGCCATCCGTGAATTCCACTTCGCCTTTGCCAAGCTGATGGCCGACTATAAGGTGGAACACATCATCATCGTCGAGCGTGAGCAAAAAGGTAAACTGGCTGGCAGTGCCATCGGCTTTAAACTGGAAGCCGCTATCCAGCTGGGTGAGTTGCCAGTGACCCTGCTCAAGCCCACGGTTATCCGCGAGCTGTGCAAGCGCAATCCCCCACAGGTAGATTACGACGTGCTTGGGCTCAAGCGCTTCCAGCTGCCGGCCTTTGAAGCTGGCTATGCCTTCCTGAACGGCCGCATTTACGGCAAGCTGTGA
- a CDS encoding DEAD/DEAH box helicase, which translates to MQFSDFSLDKRLMQSLKHMGIETPTPIQSQAIPVALAGKDLMASSKTGSGKTLAFLLPAMQRVISSKALSKKDPRVLILLPTRELAQQVYAQLRLLVANTQYRAISVLGGENFNDQAKALAREPHFIVATPGRIADHLQQRHLFLNGLELLVLDEADRMLDLGFAPQLKAINAAADHRRRQTLMFSATLEHGEVHELAAELLKEPEHVAIDAVHLGHGDIEQQILLADHLEHKEALLERLLSGNNFRQVMIFTATRQDTERLATLLAEKGYNTAALSGELRQAQRNQIMDSFSREHHRILVTTDVASRGLDISNVSLVVNFDMPKFAEEYVHRIGRTGRAGNKGTAISLVGPKDWDNFLKVQILLQKTFEFSVLEGLEAKFKGLAPKRERKDAGAKAKAAGKTKRQTADAPKGEKRSRDKRFLTGVDVGDAPMIRKKPLPAPIVPEDDDADELGED; encoded by the coding sequence TTGCAATTTTCTGATTTTTCCCTCGATAAGCGCCTCATGCAAAGCCTGAAGCACATGGGCATAGAGACGCCTACCCCCATCCAGAGTCAGGCCATTCCTGTTGCCCTCGCGGGCAAAGATTTGATGGCCTCGTCCAAGACGGGATCGGGAAAGACGCTGGCATTTTTGCTGCCTGCCATGCAAAGGGTGATTTCCAGCAAGGCGCTGTCGAAAAAAGACCCTCGGGTGCTTATTTTGCTGCCCACACGAGAATTGGCTCAGCAGGTGTATGCCCAGCTTCGTCTGCTGGTGGCCAACACCCAATACCGGGCCATCAGCGTACTGGGCGGTGAAAACTTTAACGATCAGGCCAAGGCCCTTGCAAGAGAGCCACATTTCATTGTGGCGACGCCCGGTCGCATCGCCGACCATCTGCAGCAGAGGCACCTTTTTTTAAACGGGCTCGAACTGCTGGTACTCGACGAAGCCGATCGCATGCTGGATTTGGGCTTTGCACCTCAGCTGAAAGCCATCAACGCCGCCGCCGACCATCGCCGCAGACAAACCCTGATGTTCTCGGCCACCCTGGAACATGGCGAAGTGCACGAGTTGGCGGCAGAACTGCTCAAAGAGCCTGAACATGTTGCCATCGATGCCGTGCACCTGGGCCACGGTGATATCGAGCAACAAATCCTGCTTGCCGACCATCTGGAACATAAAGAAGCCCTGCTTGAGCGCCTGCTCAGCGGCAATAACTTCCGTCAGGTGATGATTTTTACCGCCACCCGTCAGGACACAGAGCGCCTGGCCACCCTGCTGGCCGAAAAAGGCTACAACACGGCAGCCTTGTCCGGCGAGCTGCGCCAGGCACAGCGCAATCAAATCATGGACAGCTTCAGCCGTGAACATCACCGCATTCTGGTCACTACCGACGTAGCTTCCCGCGGTCTGGATATCTCCAACGTGTCCCTGGTGGTAAATTTCGACATGCCGAAGTTTGCCGAGGAATACGTACATCGCATTGGCCGCACCGGCCGCGCAGGAAACAAGGGCACCGCCATTTCGCTGGTGGGACCAAAAGACTGGGATAATTTCCTCAAGGTCCAGATCCTGCTGCAAAAGACTTTTGAGTTCAGCGTGCTTGAAGGTCTGGAAGCCAAGTTCAAGGGGCTGGCGCCCAAGCGTGAACGCAAAGACGCCGGTGCCAAGGCAAAAGCTGCGGGCAAGACCAAACGGCAAACCGCAGATGCACCCAAGGGTGAGAAACGCAGCCGTGACAAGCGCTTCCTCACCGGCGTGGATGTGGGCGATGCGCCAATGATCCGTAAAAAGCCCCTCCCGGCACCGATTGTGCCCGAGGACGATGACGCTGATGAGCTGGGCGAAGACTGA
- the rssA gene encoding patatin-like phospholipase RssA, whose protein sequence is MSQPRIGIALGSGAAKGWAHIGVFNALDELGIKPERVAGCSIGALVGAAYVNGRLGDLEAWVRSFSSWDVLGLMDLSWRRGGLIRGEKVFDVMQSRIGSMDIESMSMPFIAVATDLYSGQEIWFRQGDLRHAVRASCSMPGILPPVRQGHRWLVDGAVVNPVPVSACRALDVDLVIAVDLDGQRRSRIQAVPVDLRSEAISPQEETRALAEQEGGFMDLFARGRDYIASLSDKFALGTRDDPGMLAVMNQSMEIVQQRHKRARLMGDPPDVCLVPKVADIGTMEFHRAAEAIDAGYSAVMAQAHLLEAALG, encoded by the coding sequence ATGAGCCAACCCCGTATTGGAATTGCCCTGGGCAGTGGTGCAGCTAAAGGCTGGGCCCACATTGGGGTGTTCAATGCCCTCGATGAGTTGGGAATAAAGCCCGAACGGGTCGCCGGGTGTTCCATTGGGGCTTTGGTGGGGGCTGCTTATGTCAACGGTCGCCTCGGCGACCTCGAAGCCTGGGTCAGAAGTTTTTCGAGCTGGGATGTTCTTGGGCTGATGGACTTAAGCTGGCGCCGTGGCGGCCTTATCCGGGGGGAAAAGGTGTTTGATGTAATGCAAAGTCGCATCGGCAGTATGGACATTGAGTCCATGTCCATGCCCTTTATTGCGGTGGCGACTGACTTGTACAGTGGTCAGGAGATCTGGTTTCGCCAGGGCGATTTACGCCATGCGGTCAGGGCATCCTGTTCCATGCCAGGCATACTGCCGCCGGTGCGACAAGGGCACAGATGGCTGGTAGACGGCGCCGTAGTTAATCCTGTACCTGTGTCGGCCTGTCGTGCCCTTGATGTGGATTTGGTGATTGCGGTGGATTTGGATGGACAGCGTCGCAGCCGTATTCAGGCTGTGCCGGTTGACCTTCGCAGTGAGGCCATCAGTCCTCAGGAAGAAACCCGGGCCCTTGCCGAGCAAGAGGGCGGCTTTATGGACCTCTTTGCCCGCGGCCGCGACTATATCGCCAGCCTGTCGGATAAATTTGCCCTCGGTACCCGGGATGACCCCGGCATGCTGGCGGTGATGAACCAGTCCATGGAGATAGTGCAGCAACGACATAAGAGGGCACGTCTGATGGGCGACCCGCCCGATGTGTGCTTGGTCCCCAAGGTCGCCGACATAGGCACCATGGAGTTTCACCGCGCAGCCGAGGCCATAGATGCGGGCTACAGCGCTGTGATGGCCCAGGCCCATTTGCTGGAAGCTGCCCTCGGTTAA
- the nrdD gene encoding anaerobic ribonucleoside-triphosphate reductase, whose protein sequence is MPVVIKRDGCRAAFDETRLRDAVIAAQGAAGVEDKDYAATVASVVAAEVAQRDEVAIHELQDAVENCLMSGPYKEVARHYIEYRHDRDVCREATSRLNLEIRSLVEQTNAALLHENANKDSKVIPTQRDLLAGIVARHYAKRHILPKAVVAAHEAGEIHYHDLDYSPFFPMFNCMLIDLAGMLTKGFKMGNAEIETPKSISTATAVTAQIIAQVASHIYGGTTINRIDEVLSPYVAKSYDKHYQTALHWGITDAVAYARALTEKECHDAFQSLEYEVNTLHTANGQTPFVTFGFGLGTSWESRLIQQSILKVRMAGLGKNRKTAVFPKLVFAIRDGINHKQGDCNYDIKRLALKCATERMYPDILNYEQVVRVTGSFKTPMGCRSFLGVYEKDGELEHEGRNNLGVVSLNLPRIAIEAGGDESRFYSLLEERLQVARQALDSRIERLKGVKARVAPILYMEGACGVRLRPDDDIEPIFKNGRASISLGYIGLHETVNALYGTQEHVYDSEELRQKAVAIVARLKQATEQWKQETGYGFSLYSTPSESLCSRFAKLDIKAFGLIQGVTDKGYYTNSFHLDVEKKVSPFDKIDFEMPYPELASGGFICYGEYPNMQHNIDALEDVWDYSYTRVPYYGTNTPIDECYDCGFTGEFDCTSKGFVCPVCGNHEPSRVSVTRRVCGYLGSPDARPFNHGKQEEVKRRVKHL, encoded by the coding sequence ATGCCAGTGGTTATCAAGCGGGATGGTTGCCGCGCTGCCTTTGATGAAACCCGGTTGCGGGATGCTGTTATTGCAGCCCAGGGCGCAGCCGGTGTCGAGGATAAAGACTATGCGGCCACGGTGGCGTCGGTGGTGGCAGCCGAGGTGGCCCAGCGCGACGAAGTTGCTATCCACGAGCTGCAGGATGCAGTGGAAAACTGCCTGATGTCCGGTCCCTATAAAGAGGTTGCCCGTCACTATATCGAATATCGCCACGACAGAGACGTATGCCGCGAAGCAACCAGTCGACTGAATCTGGAAATCCGTTCGCTGGTGGAGCAAACCAATGCGGCGTTGCTGCATGAAAACGCCAATAAAGACTCCAAGGTGATCCCGACCCAACGTGACTTGCTCGCCGGCATTGTCGCCCGTCACTATGCCAAGCGCCACATTTTGCCCAAGGCGGTGGTGGCAGCCCATGAGGCGGGGGAGATACATTATCACGATCTGGATTACTCACCCTTTTTCCCTATGTTCAACTGCATGCTGATTGACCTTGCTGGCATGTTGACCAAGGGCTTTAAAATGGGCAACGCCGAAATCGAAACGCCCAAGTCTATTTCCACCGCGACTGCTGTGACAGCGCAGATCATCGCCCAGGTGGCCAGCCACATCTATGGCGGTACCACCATCAATCGCATCGATGAAGTGTTGTCACCCTATGTGGCCAAGAGCTATGACAAACACTACCAAACGGCGCTGCACTGGGGCATTACCGATGCGGTGGCCTATGCCCGTGCCCTGACAGAAAAAGAGTGTCACGATGCTTTCCAGTCGCTGGAATACGAAGTGAACACCCTGCATACGGCTAACGGACAGACCCCATTTGTCACCTTTGGCTTTGGTCTTGGCACCAGTTGGGAGTCGCGGCTGATTCAGCAGTCCATTCTTAAGGTGCGGATGGCGGGACTGGGTAAAAACCGCAAAACAGCAGTATTCCCCAAACTGGTGTTTGCCATCCGCGATGGCATCAATCACAAGCAGGGTGACTGCAACTACGATATCAAGCGTCTGGCACTCAAGTGCGCCACCGAGCGCATGTATCCGGACATTCTCAACTACGAGCAAGTGGTGCGTGTCACCGGGTCATTCAAAACCCCCATGGGCTGTCGCAGCTTCCTTGGGGTGTATGAAAAAGACGGTGAGTTGGAGCACGAAGGCCGTAATAACCTGGGGGTGGTCAGTCTTAACCTGCCACGTATCGCCATTGAAGCCGGTGGCGATGAAAGTCGCTTCTACAGCTTGCTGGAGGAGCGTTTGCAGGTGGCACGACAGGCCCTCGATAGCCGCATTGAACGCCTGAAAGGGGTGAAGGCCCGGGTTGCGCCGATTCTGTACATGGAAGGAGCATGCGGCGTTCGACTGCGCCCGGACGATGATATTGAGCCCATATTCAAAAATGGTCGTGCGTCCATCTCCCTTGGCTACATAGGCCTGCATGAAACCGTAAACGCCCTTTATGGTACGCAGGAGCATGTGTACGACTCCGAGGAGCTTCGGCAAAAAGCCGTTGCCATCGTGGCGCGCCTCAAGCAGGCCACCGAGCAATGGAAGCAGGAAACCGGGTACGGTTTCAGCCTGTACAGTACACCCAGCGAAAGCCTGTGCAGCCGCTTTGCCAAGTTGGATATCAAGGCCTTTGGCCTGATACAAGGGGTGACTGACAAGGGCTACTACACCAACAGTTTCCACCTGGATGTGGAAAAGAAAGTCTCGCCATTTGATAAAATCGATTTTGAGATGCCATACCCAGAGCTCGCCAGTGGTGGCTTTATTTGCTACGGCGAATATCCCAATATGCAGCACAATATTGATGCACTGGAGGACGTGTGGGACTACAGCTATACCCGGGTCCCTTACTATGGCACCAATACCCCCATCGATGAGTGCTACGACTGTGGCTTTACCGGCGAATTTGACTGCACCAGCAAGGGCTTTGTATGCCCGGTTTGCGGAAACCATGAGCCCAGTCGTGTGTCAGTAACACGCAGGGTGTGTGGCTATCTTGGCAGCCCTGATGCGCGTCCCTTTAATCATGGCAAGCAGGAAGAAGTCAAACGCCGGGTCAAGCATCTCTGA
- the nrdG gene encoding anaerobic ribonucleoside-triphosphate reductase-activating protein, producing the protein MNYHQYYPLDVLNGPGTRATLFVSGCEHQCRGCYNQSTWDVRSGHLFDEVMLSRIIDDLNDSRIRRRGLSLSGGDPLLPANLAGIAELVARVRSQCPGKDIWLWTGYRLETLSEAQLALASRVDVIVDGPFEQQLADRRLKFRGSSNQRIFCRSGDGFVPWREQD; encoded by the coding sequence GTGAACTACCATCAGTACTATCCGTTGGATGTGCTTAACGGGCCGGGCACCAGGGCTACGCTCTTCGTGTCCGGCTGCGAACACCAATGCCGTGGCTGTTACAATCAATCCACTTGGGATGTGCGAAGTGGTCATCTTTTTGATGAGGTGATGCTGAGCCGAATAATCGATGACCTCAACGACTCGCGCATTCGCCGCCGGGGGCTTAGCCTCTCCGGTGGCGATCCTCTGCTGCCGGCCAATCTTGCCGGCATTGCTGAGCTGGTGGCGCGGGTGCGCTCTCAGTGCCCGGGCAAGGATATCTGGCTGTGGACGGGCTACCGACTGGAGACCTTGAGCGAAGCGCAGCTGGCGCTGGCCTCCCGTGTGGATGTGATTGTGGACGGCCCCTTTGAGCAGCAACTTGCCGACAGACGGCTTAAGTTTCGGGGCAGCAGCAATCAGCGTATCTTTTGTCGCAGCGGTGATGGATTTGTACCCTGGAGGGAACAGGATTAA
- the ribA gene encoding GTP cyclohydrolase II → MSIKYVATSKLPTPWGVFAMHGFEDSETGKEHVALTFGDLSGDAPVLGRIHSECLTGDALFSLRCDCGFQLQTAMQRIAETGRGFILYLRQEGRGIGLLNKIRAYELQDKGANTVEANEQLGFAADMRKYDMIAPMLAHLGISRVKLMTNNPRKVNAMKDVGMDVVERVPLQVGKNRYNEAYLKTKSDKLGHMMSEEHFKAQHQD, encoded by the coding sequence ATGTCGATAAAGTATGTCGCCACCTCCAAGTTGCCAACGCCCTGGGGCGTTTTTGCCATGCACGGTTTTGAAGACAGTGAAACCGGAAAGGAGCATGTGGCACTGACCTTTGGCGATCTCAGTGGTGATGCTCCTGTACTGGGACGGATCCATTCTGAATGTTTGACCGGTGACGCCCTGTTCAGCCTGCGCTGTGACTGTGGTTTTCAGCTGCAAACAGCCATGCAGCGCATCGCTGAAACCGGCCGTGGCTTTATTTTGTATCTGCGTCAGGAAGGGCGCGGCATTGGTCTGCTAAACAAAATCCGTGCCTATGAGTTGCAGGATAAAGGAGCCAATACCGTCGAGGCCAACGAGCAGCTCGGATTTGCCGCCGATATGCGCAAGTACGATATGATAGCCCCCATGTTGGCGCATCTGGGTATTTCCCGGGTCAAGCTGATGACCAATAATCCCCGTAAAGTCAACGCCATGAAAGATGTGGGTATGGATGTGGTTGAGCGAGTACCGCTGCAGGTGGGGAAAAATCGCTACAACGAAGCTTACCTCAAAACCAAGTCTGATAAGCTCGGACACATGATGTCTGAAGAGCACTTCAAGGCTCAGCATCAGGACTGA
- a CDS encoding VF530 family protein yields the protein MSQQTPPTQANNPLHGLTLKAILEHLVEELGWTKLADEIRIRCFAVDPSLDSSLKFLRRTSWARAKVEDLYLSHMGFPVPERPVRQPKEDNSDRPSNKGAAKPRTAKPDGGNRQPGGDKPSPYGKSANRPSGDKGKKPSFGSKTSENKNRGGARAHSAGSSTDKGTQAPKRQPTLSLKRTGNRVAAETQSTSKGSASPDSMGTNADIWGKK from the coding sequence ATGTCCCAACAAACTCCACCAACCCAGGCCAACAATCCACTCCATGGCCTGACACTGAAAGCCATTCTCGAACATCTGGTGGAAGAGCTCGGTTGGACAAAGCTTGCCGACGAAATTCGCATCCGCTGTTTTGCCGTTGATCCCAGTCTGGATTCCAGTCTGAAGTTTTTGCGCCGTACCTCCTGGGCCCGGGCCAAGGTAGAAGACCTGTACCTAAGTCATATGGGTTTTCCGGTGCCGGAGCGCCCCGTACGCCAACCCAAAGAAGACAATTCGGACAGGCCATCGAATAAAGGCGCGGCTAAGCCCAGAACAGCCAAACCTGATGGCGGTAACAGGCAGCCAGGTGGTGACAAGCCGTCGCCCTATGGCAAGAGTGCCAACCGCCCGTCGGGCGATAAAGGCAAGAAACCCAGCTTTGGCAGCAAGACCTCGGAAAACAAAAATCGTGGGGGAGCAAGGGCCCATTCGGCAGGTTCAAGTACAGACAAAGGCACCCAAGCGCCCAAACGTCAGCCCACACTGAGCCTCAAGCGCACGGGCAACAGGGTTGCAGCAGAGACTCAATCGACGAGCAAGGGTTCGGCGAGCCCCGATTCGATGGGCACCAATGCCGACATTTGGGGCAAAAAATAA
- a CDS encoding carbon starvation CstA family protein, which translates to MTWFLLCVGLLLVGYFVYGAFVEKVFGINAKRQTPAFAQTDGVDYVPMSKGKVYLIQLLNIAGVGPIFGPILGALYGPAAMLWIVIGCIFAGAVHDYFSGMLSVRNGGQSVPNLAGKYLGKSAKHFMNVFATILLLLVGVVFISAPAGLLGKLTGLSVSLFVGIIFVYYLIATIVPVDKIIGRLYPFFGALLLFMSVGLTVALIVSSEHSLLPGVEASDFLTNLNPNDMPLWPALFITIACGAVSGFHATQSPLMARCMENETNGRFVFYGAMIGEGIIALIWCAIALSFFGGVEGLATGMAGNPANVVYEASTGLLGAVGGFMAVLGVIILPITSGDTAFRSARLILAEFFNMPQTQLPKRLMLAIPLFVLGGILTQVDFGVIWRYFGVANQATAVLMLWTASAYLLRHNKLHWICTIPAMFMTSVVVTFLLNSATLGAGLPMTISTVVGVLVAFAVATLLVIKIKGKSVELAEEA; encoded by the coding sequence ATGACTTGGTTTTTACTCTGTGTCGGCCTGCTTCTCGTCGGCTACTTTGTTTACGGCGCCTTCGTCGAGAAGGTATTCGGAATTAACGCCAAACGGCAAACCCCGGCGTTTGCCCAAACCGATGGCGTGGACTATGTGCCCATGTCCAAAGGCAAGGTCTATCTGATCCAACTGCTGAATATCGCCGGTGTCGGCCCCATCTTCGGCCCGATCCTCGGTGCCCTATACGGCCCAGCCGCCATGTTGTGGATTGTGATTGGCTGTATTTTTGCCGGTGCGGTACACGACTACTTCTCCGGTATGCTGTCGGTGCGAAACGGTGGCCAGTCTGTGCCCAACCTTGCCGGTAAATACCTGGGTAAAAGTGCTAAACACTTTATGAACGTGTTTGCCACCATTCTGCTGCTGCTCGTGGGTGTGGTATTTATTTCCGCTCCAGCGGGCCTGCTTGGAAAACTCACTGGCCTTAGCGTCAGCCTGTTTGTGGGCATCATTTTCGTTTACTACCTGATTGCGACCATTGTGCCGGTAGACAAAATCATCGGTCGTCTGTACCCCTTCTTCGGCGCCCTGTTGCTGTTTATGTCTGTGGGTCTGACTGTGGCACTCATCGTCTCTTCTGAGCACAGCTTGCTGCCCGGTGTTGAAGCCTCTGATTTCCTCACCAACCTCAACCCCAATGACATGCCACTGTGGCCTGCTCTCTTTATCACCATCGCCTGCGGCGCCGTATCTGGCTTCCACGCCACTCAGTCTCCCCTGATGGCACGCTGCATGGAAAACGAAACCAATGGCCGCTTTGTGTTTTACGGCGCCATGATTGGTGAAGGCATCATCGCCCTTATTTGGTGTGCCATTGCCCTGTCGTTCTTCGGAGGTGTTGAAGGCCTGGCAACCGGTATGGCCGGTAACCCTGCCAACGTGGTGTACGAAGCGTCTACCGGCCTGCTGGGTGCAGTGGGTGGCTTTATGGCGGTGCTTGGAGTGATTATTCTGCCCATTACCTCTGGTGATACTGCATTCCGTTCAGCGCGTCTTATCCTGGCTGAATTCTTCAACATGCCACAAACCCAACTGCCTAAGCGATTGATGCTGGCCATCCCGCTGTTCGTGCTGGGCGGCATACTGACTCAGGTCGATTTCGGTGTGATCTGGCGTTACTTCGGTGTGGCTAACCAGGCAACAGCCGTGCTGATGCTGTGGACTGCCTCAGCCTATCTGCTGCGCCACAACAAGCTGCACTGGATTTGCACCATTCCGGCCATGTTCATGACCTCAGTGGTAGTGACCTTCCTGCTGAACTCCGCAACCCTGGGTGCAGGCCTGCCAATGACCATCTCCACGGTCGTGGGTGTGCTGGTCGCCTTCGCAGTGGCTACGCTGCTGGTGATTAAAATCAAGGGTAAATCGGTGGAACTGGCTGAAGAAGCCTAA
- the btsR gene encoding two-component system response regulator BtsR encodes MISCILVDDEPFAREALAELLVRHPDVNIVAQASNAIEAIQAINQHKPALLFLDIQMPRISGMELLAMLDKDTMPRVVFVTAFDEYAIKAFELHAFDYLLKPIDDARLANTMDRVRKDQRPQDVTSLAPERLAHLPCFSGNRLKVVPIEEVEYVFSDVGGIHVSTANGRVHTQMTLKLLEEKTPLIFCHRQYLIAPAAIAEIVLLDGGAEVVTRSGARVPVSRRYLKELKSHFGFL; translated from the coding sequence ATGATCTCATGCATTCTGGTGGATGATGAGCCCTTCGCCAGGGAGGCCCTGGCCGAGCTATTGGTACGCCATCCAGATGTGAATATCGTGGCACAGGCCAGTAACGCCATCGAAGCCATACAGGCGATAAACCAGCATAAGCCGGCTTTGTTGTTTTTGGATATTCAGATGCCACGCATCAGCGGAATGGAACTCCTGGCGATGCTCGATAAAGACACTATGCCCCGGGTAGTGTTTGTTACCGCATTTGATGAATACGCTATCAAAGCGTTTGAACTGCATGCCTTTGATTACCTGCTCAAACCCATCGATGATGCCCGACTGGCGAACACCATGGACAGGGTGCGAAAAGACCAGCGGCCACAGGATGTCACATCGCTTGCTCCCGAGCGCCTCGCTCATCTTCCCTGCTTCAGCGGTAATCGTCTGAAAGTGGTTCCGATTGAAGAGGTTGAGTATGTGTTCAGCGATGTCGGCGGCATCCATGTATCGACGGCCAATGGCAGGGTGCACACCCAAATGACCCTCAAACTGCTGGAAGAAAAAACCCCGCTGATATTCTGCCATCGCCAATATCTGATAGCCCCGGCGGCCATCGCAGAAATCGTACTGCTTGATGGCGGAGCCGAGGTGGTTACCCGCAGCGGGGCCCGGGTACCGGTTTCCCGCCGTTATCTTAAGGAACTTAAATCCCACTTCGGCTTCCTGTAA